The Caulifigura coniformis genome includes a region encoding these proteins:
- a CDS encoding glycosyltransferase family 4 protein → MHIAIITAGGAGMFCGSCMHDNAWARALIEAGHEVSLVPTYTPLRLDEPVSGDVSRVFLGGVNVYLDATSRLWRSVPRPLKRWLDSPVLLNLVSRLATRNNYSELGDLTLAMLEGERGPEAAAIDELASFLAELKPDAIILSNVLLSGIATRIRERVGQPMFAVLQGDDVFLDALPPQFRERATAAIRDRLPAFDRLLTHTRFYRDYMAGYLGIEPGRIELLPLSIDATEHMGRPTLREARSPTVGFFARLAPEKGLHHLVDAMELVRKSIPDACLKVGGYYSKQYEAYFEPLRRRTSNWGDGFHYAGSPASLRDKIAFFESCDVVSVPTEFLEPKGLYVLESLANGTPVVQPAHGSFPELIESTGGGWLAEPKNPESLARELLTALTDPALRLQRAERGYGGVRASHSPAALASRTVAILRGASSQSPAAVRTA, encoded by the coding sequence ATGCACATCGCCATCATCACCGCCGGCGGGGCCGGGATGTTCTGCGGCTCGTGCATGCACGACAACGCCTGGGCTCGCGCTCTCATCGAGGCGGGGCACGAAGTCTCGCTCGTCCCGACCTACACCCCGCTGCGGTTGGACGAGCCTGTCAGCGGCGATGTCAGCCGGGTGTTCCTCGGGGGCGTCAATGTTTATCTCGACGCAACATCCAGGCTCTGGCGTTCCGTTCCGCGGCCGCTCAAGCGCTGGCTCGACAGTCCCGTTCTCCTCAACCTGGTCTCCCGGCTCGCAACGCGCAACAACTACTCCGAACTGGGCGATCTCACGCTGGCGATGCTCGAAGGGGAGCGCGGTCCTGAAGCGGCGGCCATTGATGAGCTGGCCAGCTTCCTCGCCGAACTGAAGCCCGACGCCATCATCCTCAGTAACGTCCTGCTGTCGGGGATTGCGACCCGCATCCGCGAACGGGTTGGACAGCCAATGTTCGCCGTGCTCCAGGGAGACGACGTCTTCCTCGACGCCCTGCCTCCCCAATTTCGCGAGAGGGCCACAGCGGCCATTCGCGATCGCCTGCCGGCCTTTGATCGACTGCTCACACACACGCGGTTCTATCGCGACTACATGGCCGGTTATCTCGGAATCGAACCGGGGCGCATCGAGCTCCTGCCGCTCTCCATCGACGCGACCGAGCACATGGGCCGCCCGACCCTCCGCGAAGCCCGTTCGCCGACAGTCGGCTTTTTTGCACGCCTGGCGCCCGAGAAAGGGCTGCATCACCTGGTCGATGCGATGGAACTCGTCCGCAAGTCGATTCCGGACGCATGCCTCAAAGTCGGCGGCTACTACTCGAAGCAGTACGAGGCCTACTTCGAACCGCTCAGGCGTCGAACGTCGAATTGGGGTGACGGCTTCCACTATGCCGGCAGCCCGGCGTCTCTCCGCGACAAGATCGCATTTTTCGAGAGCTGCGACGTCGTGTCCGTGCCAACCGAGTTCCTCGAACCGAAGGGACTCTATGTGCTCGAGTCACTGGCGAATGGAACGCCCGTCGTGCAGCCCGCCCATGGCAGCTTTCCGGAACTGATCGAAAGCACTGGTGGAGGCTGGCTGGCCGAACCAAAGAACCCCGAGTCGCTCGCCAGAGAACTCCTCACCGCGCTGACCGATCCCGCCTTGCGGCTGCAGAGGGCCGAGCGCGGTTATGGCGGAGTGCGCGCGAGCCATTCCCCGGCCGCGCTGGCGTCCCGGACCGTGGCGATCCTGCGAGGCGCGTCCTCGCAGTCGCCAGCGGCCGTGAGAACAGCCTAA